The genomic DNA GCGGCGCCCGCGACCCGGCAGGCGGCGTACGCCGCGGCGGCCGGCGAGTACGGTGTGCCGGAGAGCGTGCTGCTCGGCGTGTCGTACCTGGAGTCCCGCTGGGACACCCACGCCGGCGAGCCGAGCACCGACGCCGGCTTCGGCCCGATGCACCTGACCGACGGGCCCACCGTGCTCGCCGAGGACCACCACGGCGGCACCGCGGAGGACCCCCGCGGCGACACCGAACGGCCCGTCGGCGACGAGACGTTCGGCCCCGCGCTCACCACGCTGTACGCGGCCGCCGAGCTGACCGGCACCGACGCGGCGACACTGCGCGCGAAGCCGGCGGAGAACATCGCCGGCGGCGCCGCGCTGCTGGCCGCGTACCAGGAGGACCTGGGCGCTCCGGCCTCGGCCGACCCGGCCGACTGGTACGGCGCGGTGGCGAAGTACGCGGGCGCCGCGTACGAGCAGGACGCGGCGACGTTCGCCGACGAGGTGTACGCGACCATCCGCGACGGCGCCGCCCGCACCACCGACGACGGCCACGCCGTCCGGCTCGCGGGCGACCCGTCCGTGGCGCCGCAGCAGCGGTGGCTCGGCGAACTCGGCCTGCCGCGGCTGGCGGACGAGGAAGTGGAGTGCCCCGACCGGCTCGGCTGCGAGTGGATCCCGGCGACGTACCGCCAGACCAACCCGGACAACATCCAGGCGTACGTCAACCACGACAAGGCGAACCGGCCGCGCGACCAGAAGATCGAGTACATCGTCATCCACGACACCGAGGGCCGCTATCCCGGTGTCATCAACCTGGTCCAGGACCCCAAGCGCGCGGCGAGCTGGCAGTACACGCTGCGCAGCTCCGACGGCCACGTCGCCCAGCACGTCAAGCACAAGGACGTCGCCTGGCAGGCGGGCAACTGGAACATCAACGCCAAGTCCATCGGCCTGGAGCACGAGGGCTTCGCCAAGGACCAGGGCACCTGGTACACCGAGGCGATGATGCGCAGCTCGGCGACGCTGGTGCGCTACCTGGCGGCCAAGTACGACATCCCGCTGGACCGCACGCACATCATCGGCCACGACAACGTGCCCGGCACCACCACGCCGAACATCGCCGGCATGCACTGGGACCCGGGCCCGTACTGGGACTGGGAGCGGTACTTCGAGCTGCTGCAGGCCCCGCTGCGCAGCCCGGGCGGGTTCTCGAAGTCGATGGTGATGATCAAGCCGGACTTCGCGGAGAACAAGCCGCAGTTCACCGGCTGCAGCTACGAGGAGGGCTCCGACCCGAAGGAGCCGTGCCCGCTCGCGCCCTCGTCGTCGGTGATCCTGCACTCGCAGCCCGACGCGGACTCCCCGCTGCTGGCGGACACCGGTCTCCACCCCGACGGCCGGGCGTCCGACATGCACGTCTCGGACATCGGCAGCCGGGCCTCGGCCGGGCAGATGTACGCGGTGGCCGGGCGCCAGGGCGACTGGGTGGCGATCTGGTACCACGGCCTGAAGGGCTGGTTCCACAATCCGGCGGGCGCGCGGGTCGCGGACTACACCGCGGGGAAGATCGTCACGCCCAAGCCGGGCAAGGAGTCGGTGCCGGTCTACGGCCGGGCGTACCCGGAACAGGCGGCGTACCCGCCGGAGATCCCGTACCAGCCGATCTCGGCGCACCCGTACGAGTTCAAGGCCGGCCAGGCGTACTCCTACGGCGGCACGGTCCCCGGCGAGTACTACCGCGCCGTGTCCTTCGACGGCTCCGCGCCCGGCGACCGCACGGTGGTGCGCGGCAAGACGAAGTACCACATCATCCAGATCGGGCACCGCATCGGCTTCGTCAATGCCGATGACGTGACCGTGCGCCGGGTCCTCTGACCCGTCGCGCACCGCGGCGCCGCCGGTCCCATGCCCGGCGGCGCCGCTCGCGTGCGCGCCCCGGTATCCCGTGCGCCCTGCGCGCCCCGTGCGTCAGTCGCAGCCCATCCGGTCGCCGAGGGCGACCCGGCCCGTCCAGTCGAAGCCGCCGCGCGGGCCGCGCTCGTCGCCGGGTGCCAGCCTGCGGTCCGCGGCCAGCCGCCGGAACATGGTGCGGGCCCGCGCCTCGTTCCACTGCACCGCCGAGCCCCACTCGCCCGCCGGGTGGCTGATGCTCGCCAGCGGTACGGTCGCGAACTCCACGTTCCGCAGCCGCAGATGCCGCGCCCGCCAGCCCAGCGCCAGCATGTC from Streptomyces sp. CMB-StM0423 includes the following:
- a CDS encoding N-acetylmuramoyl-L-alanine amidase, producing the protein MPPTPATRLRVNLRRGPWATAAVAAGLLLPLTSASLPAAAGGEDAAAPATRQAAYAAAAGEYGVPESVLLGVSYLESRWDTHAGEPSTDAGFGPMHLTDGPTVLAEDHHGGTAEDPRGDTERPVGDETFGPALTTLYAAAELTGTDAATLRAKPAENIAGGAALLAAYQEDLGAPASADPADWYGAVAKYAGAAYEQDAATFADEVYATIRDGAARTTDDGHAVRLAGDPSVAPQQRWLGELGLPRLADEEVECPDRLGCEWIPATYRQTNPDNIQAYVNHDKANRPRDQKIEYIVIHDTEGRYPGVINLVQDPKRAASWQYTLRSSDGHVAQHVKHKDVAWQAGNWNINAKSIGLEHEGFAKDQGTWYTEAMMRSSATLVRYLAAKYDIPLDRTHIIGHDNVPGTTTPNIAGMHWDPGPYWDWERYFELLQAPLRSPGGFSKSMVMIKPDFAENKPQFTGCSYEEGSDPKEPCPLAPSSSVILHSQPDADSPLLADTGLHPDGRASDMHVSDIGSRASAGQMYAVAGRQGDWVAIWYHGLKGWFHNPAGARVADYTAGKIVTPKPGKESVPVYGRAYPEQAAYPPEIPYQPISAHPYEFKAGQAYSYGGTVPGEYYRAVSFDGSAPGDRTVVRGKTKYHIIQIGHRIGFVNADDVTVRRVL